The window tgagatttttgtggtggggtccactacagatttttatttgcctccttctttggctcatgacgtaaaatgatatctcaaaatggatggacggtgtggatataacaaatatcatcatagtggggcccacaaaacttggtggatgttggttggtgctctatgggtcccaccatgatttatgtgtttcatccatgccgtccatccatttttacaaatcatattagggcttgatgccaaaaatgagagggatataaatctcaggtggagcacaccacatgaaaacaatagtgattggatatccaccattaaaaccctcctaaggcccactgtactttttatttggcatccaatctgttgattatgtcaagtacagtgggccttaggaggattttaatgatggatatccaatcactattgttttcatgtggtgtggtccacctgagatttatatacctctcatttttgggccccaccacgatgtatgttttgtatccacaccttccatccatttggagagaccattttagggcaatgtccaaaGAACAAGTTAACtccaaagttccagtggaccccagcacagaaaatagtgggacagtaatgttagtgtggtccacttaataattgtaaattactcatgtttgggatcacgatctaaaatgatctctccaaagtgatgaacggtgtagatatgataaatacatcattatgagacccatttaactttgatctcctttaaaccgttcgtgcaactcggagctcgaggagcgttaacgctctctctccctcttggaaacggattggctactccccctaccactagccatctgtgagccccaccatgatgtatgtatttcatccattccattcatccatttttattgataatttagggcttgatccaaaaatttagagggatagaaatctcaggtggaccacaccacatgaaaacaatagtgattggatatccaccattaaaatcctcctaaggctcattgtactgtttatttgacatccaatctattgattaggtcatacaggcctagattaagggaaaaaataaaaatcagcttgatctaaaacttctatagcccccaaaatgtttttaatggtcaaccctcaATAGTGTTTTCTGATTctatggtccacccaagatttatttcAGGCTCATTTTTTGTGATTGTACACAAAATGATGTTatgaaatgtatggacggagtggatgaaataaatcgatcacggtggggcccatagagcgatACCAGGTCCAAAGTTCAAGTTAACGTTTTCAATTTACTGGTTTTTCATTGTGAGTCTTACATTTTATGTAAAATGGTGTTGACTCGTCCATAACAAtagtggctaagatatagagttatccaaaCCATCGAAATAATCAGTCtagttgtaaatagtaaatatttataattttattatgtaaaacgatcttaaccatccagaaaatggtcccatgcatgtactACCATTAATAGAGTTGGTGTTATAAATGATGGTAAACTCATAATATAcggatttgaaatttttatcttctttaaaTGACGAAAACCATCAAACGCCCGCTCCTCTTTTCctattttccctcttttcctcatcTTCCATCGACGAGAAACCCTTCCAAGGCCGTTTGAGCGTCATCTTCCATCGAGCATCACCTTTAAATGGAAGGCCTTGCATTCTGTTTCACCTACACTGAGGTATACTTTACTTTCCCATTTCATCCCTCCCTCAAATTGTATTACAACAGATTTCTCTAATgcatctcttccttttcttctccttacTATCCTTACCAAATCTCTTGCGTGTATTTCCATCAAAATGCTGGAACGttcattcatcttctttttcttttttccttttcatttgatcTTGAAAAAGAATCAGATTTCCTCAAAAagataataaataaaaacagaaattcaGGACTCACAATCCATTTTACGGTGACGATCCATTAAAGGCTGCGGGTAAGGATGTCATTATCGGCTAGAGTACTTTTAGCCATGGATATGACTatcctgatggatggtgtggatttacttCCACGTTTGCCATGTGTAAGGAACTGGGCATTGAATGCACATTTTTGATCAACCGGCATTATAACTGGGCAAAACTTCTTGCCGAGGGAAgcagggtggggcctactgtgatatttGAGATAAATCCCCACGTTCATCtgattttacaaatcattttaggatactatccaaaaaatgatgcaaatccaaaactcaagcaggccGTACAACAGAGGATCGAATGCCTAtagtgggtcacagaagttttagatctggctaatttttatgttttcagttcatcacaaTAAGAATGACCATATTAAtagtatagatggcatataaatatcagtggactcaggaaggtttcaatggtaagcatttactGACCAGCTTTTTcctattgtgtgtcccacttgagttctaGATTTGTATCATTTTTATGCTCGTGTACTAACATGATCTAGATAAATGGACTGGCGGGATAgattcccacaaacatcacgatggggcccaccttgccctTGTATCTGGAAGTTCCAAtgaaaagctctctctctctctctatatatatatatcgatttttttttaatttttttatgttaTTTCTGGTTGTGGATATTATAATCTCATTGAATAAGTTGGGTGTTTCTTAGAATTTCAGTACATGTAGGAAAAATCCTGATTTGTGTTTTCCTacatgtatatcatggtgggccccatcgaaCCCCTGTCAGGGCTGAGTTACACAATGCAATCCGCACCATCGTGACATTCATGTATGGATGTGGATTAACTTGTCCTGGGACTGTTATTGTGATAGTTTTACCTGCTATATATAGGAGGGGAGCTTTTCATTGGAACTTCCTGCTATATATAGTGGATTCTTCAAACTTCTTGACCCGACTTGAATCACTCTAAAAGGCATCCACGGTCATGCAAAGCCATGATTTTCCTTTCAAAGAAGCCATAGGTTCTCTCAATTATTCTGAAAAATTGCAGTTGATAAAgccaaaatttcaattttctagTGTTAATGTTTCTTTCTCTTGGTCTTTTGTTGTTGGAATAGGAGCAGATTTGCATTCAGTGGAAACTTTGGCCAATGTTGATATTGAAGAACCCAGTTGGTGGGTATGGGTCACACATGACATGGTTCCTGGTAATACAGAAGAGTGTAGTGGAATTGATAACGAGAGTTATGTGATTATTACCGAGGAGCTACTGGTTAATGGGGTTGCCAACTTCATGGTTAGGTCCATTCTTGCAAACCCAAAATCTAAGGTATGGGAattctattttcttttgttttatcttTTATTTGGTTAAGTATTTATCATTAATTGGTTATCATTAAATTACAGAGCTTAACACCAGAGGAACTGCGGAAAAGTATGTCTACACATACATCTCTTCCTGTAATTGAGATGGATGGTAATATATGATCGAACCATATGCAATTGAGacgttctcttatttttatatgtcCTAAAAAAAGAcataaataacattattattccAAGTtgtcaagaaaaaagaaaatcctaaagtgccacaaatatggatctaaatctctacctttctttgtttttcttatgctTATCTCTTTCTTATGTGGTATATCCTATTAAAAATCCCTAAAGGCACGGATCTCCCAAAATATAAGACTACTAATGACTTGCACATGACTAATTGCAGTATATCTTGTTAAAAAGCTTTTGTCACCAAGCATTTAGTGGTAGGTAGTATAGATTATTTAATATAGGCTTGACGAccaatggtttaactgaggatatgctccttgatagagtggaatggcgtgaacgggattcatgtagctgaccccagtttgttgggataaggtttagactatgaagatgattatgatgatagaTTATGTTGGAGATTTTGTTTGAGTTTCAGTACATTTGAGGATGGGAAAGTTTCAAGTTCTTTTATCAGTAGTTCCACATGTTGTATATCAGTTGGGTTAGTTTAAAACAAAGAGACATGGTGATAACCCTCCTGCCTGTGAGTTGATAGTTTTGGAACTCAAAAGAGTTATATGCATTTGGGTTCTAGTTAAAATTGCCAAGGCCATAATACAATTATTGGTCACCTTTGTTTCATGAACCAAGTCTCCAACATGCCTTACATGTGTCAACTCGCAGATACATCTTGATTTTTAAGTTGGTAT of the Magnolia sinica isolate HGM2019 chromosome 7, MsV1, whole genome shotgun sequence genome contains:
- the LOC131252015 gene encoding uncharacterized protein LOC131252015 isoform X3; translated protein: MQSHDFPFKEAIGADLHSVETLANVDIEEPSWWVWVTHDMVPGNTEECSGIDNESYVIITEELLVNGVANFMVRSILANPKSKSLTPEELRKTVTKALGDMSNWSKMRKVWHAS
- the LOC131252015 gene encoding uncharacterized protein LOC131252015 isoform X2 translates to MQSHDFPFKEAIDLHSVETLANVDIEEPSWWVWVTHDMVPGNTEECSGIDNESYVIITEELLVNGVANFMVRSILANPKSKSLTPEELRKSAFCFSSWVLRVRRRQCCGYHMPLTICVSMI
- the LOC131252015 gene encoding uncharacterized protein LOC131252015 isoform X1, producing MQSHDFPFKEAIGADLHSVETLANVDIEEPSWWVWVTHDMVPGNTEECSGIDNESYVIITEELLVNGVANFMVRSILANPKSKSLTPEELRKSAFCFSSWVLRVRRRQCCGYHMPLTICVSMI